A segment of the Streptomyces sp. P9-A2 genome:
TAAGAGGTGCGGGTGTCAGCCAACCAGTCATCCGTGGTCATGACCGGCACGATATTCCATGATCACGACCTCGTGAACGGCCGACGCAGAGGGACCGATCATTGGCCCGCCAACTGGCCCAGACCTCCGCCACGTTTCCGCAGACCGCAATGCAGGAGTGCACATCATGCCGCTGACCACCGAACAGCGCCGTCGCAACGAGGCCAGCATCCGTGCTGCGATGGACCGCCTACTGCTGGGGCAGCTTCCAGCCCGCGGCGGTTGCAACCTCAAGACTCTTGCACGAGAAGCCGGCGTCGCCAGAACGGGCTTCTACGCACGCACCGACCCACAGGGCAACCAGCGGCCAGGGCCCTATCAGCACCTGGCCGAGGAGTTTCAGCGTCGGCTGGCCGATCTCCGCGAGGCGGGCACCGTCTCAGACCCGCGCGAACTCCAGATCACCCGTGACCATGTGCGGTCGGCCCAGAGCGCGGTGAACGGCATTGCTGCCGTTCCGTTTCTCTGGGCCGCCGACCCGAACCGGACGTGCGTGTTGGCCACGCATCCGGCTCTCCACGTGGCTTGCCCAGTGGTCAGCCGTTGTTGGCTGCCGGTTCGATGGTCCACGGAGTCGGGATCCGAGCTCCGCGGTAGCGGTAGCGTTCGATCATGACGCTGGATGCGCCGAGGTGGCAGCCCGCTCAGCGCGGTGATCGCCTGCTACGGATTACGGATCGATCTTGTGGAGGAAGGCTATGGAACTGTCCCCCGTACGTCGGATCCGGGCGGTCGAACCGGTTTCCGCCAGGAAGTCGTGAACAGCCCTGCTGCACCCGTCCCAGAAGTCGTAGTCGTCGAGGATGACCACACCGTCGACCTCGACGTGCTGGAACATGACGTCGAGGCACAGCTTGGTGGATCGGTACCAGTCCCCGTCGATGCGCAGGACCGCGATCGGATCACCGCAGTAGTTCGGGACGGTGTCGTCGAACCACCCCTTCTCGACAGAGACGTGGTCAGCGTGATCGCCCGAGGAACGGATGAGGGAGAGGAACTCGTCGTAATCCGCGTGGAGGTTGTCGAGGTAGAACGGATCGTCGGAGTCGGACTGCCAGGCGACAGCGTCGGGTCCATCGATGGTGGCCGCCGGAGGAAGGCCTTCGAACGAGTCGTAGAAGTGGTACTTGCGCCCGGGACCGCCGATCTGCATCATCGCCGCGGCCATCCCGCCCTTCCAGGTACCGCATTCGACGAACGCGCCTCGGAGTGCGCGCGATCGCTCATGGATCAGGGCGAGGTTGTCGCAGAAGGAGTCTTCGGGTATAAGCGTGTAGTTCGCAAAACGGTCGTAGATCTCTTCGTAATGGGTCTGGTGCTCTTCTTGGAACGACCGGGTGACAAATTGCCGGAACCACTTCCTCTTGATTCGTTCGGACATATCATCCGCGTCTCGCCACGACCCCATCTTCACAACGTATCAGCAAGGACAGATGGGGGGGGAGGTGGCGTGAGCCGACGATATGTTGGACGCGGGTTGCCGGGACGCGGGATGTCCGCTGCTCCACGGCTCCGAGCGGACGGGCCGTGGTCGTGGTTCTTGCGGCCTTCCCGCCGGTCAGGCCCTCGCCGGCGCGATCTGCACGGCGACCCCACCGCCCGTGCCCGTGTTCTCCCCCGAGCCGTGGCGGGCGCGCGTTCAGCTCTTGGCTGCCCGCACCAGGACGTAGTCGAGGCCGTCGATCTGCGCGTGCAGCGCCGCCTGGTCGCTGAGGTTCTCCCGGACGAGGTCGGCGAGCTCGGTACCGACGCGCTCGACGTACTCCGGGTCGTCGACGGTCCGGAGCGCAGCGCGCAGGTAGGGTGCGAACACGTCGCCGTGGATCGACCTGATCTCGACGTCGTCGAACCCGGCCGTGGCCAACCGGTCACGGTAGGTGTCGACGCCGTACCAGTTCGCCTCCGGTGCCATACCCGCGAACATCGACGTGCGCAGCGGGTCGTCGGTGCCGGTCGCCTGCGGATGCCGGGGCACGATGTCGGTCACGGCGAGCACCCCACCCGGGCGCAGCAGGGTGTGGGCCTGGCGGAAGAACTCCGCGCGCGTGTCGAAGTGGAAAGCCGCCTCCAGCGCCAGCACCCGGTCGAAGGATCCGGCGATGAAGGCCTGTTCGATCGCGGTCGCCGAGCACCGATGGAAGGTGATCCGCTCGGTGAGGCCCTCGCGTTCCGCGCGCGATCTGGCGTGCGCGAGGTGGCTCGCGGTGATCGTCACGGCGTCGATGGTGCTGTGCGGGTACGTCGTGAGCCATCGGAAGTCCTGCGCGCCGAAACCGAAGCCCACGTCGAGGACACGGTCCCCGGGTGCGAGCCCTGCCGTGCGGGCGAGCGCGTCGGTGAGCGCTTCGCTGGCCCCGGTGAACGTGGTGGCCTCCGCCCAGTACCCGAAGTTGATGTAGGTGCTGTCGTGGGCGAACAGCTTCCCCGGGTCATAGAGCTCGTAGCGCCCGAGGGCCAGCTCCTCGGGCGCGGGCTCGGTCGTGTCGTCGACCAGTGGCGCGGCGCCGTCGGCGGTCGTCATGGTGCTGTCTCCTTCGCCTGGTGGGTGTCGCCTCGGCGGCCCGGTGGGCGGCCCGTGGCGGTACCGGGTCGGGGTCGATCACGATCTGCGCGACCGACCCTACCGACCCTACGTGCTCGGGCGTCGGCGTCCCGGGAATCTGCCAAAACAACGTGCCGCGGCAGGTGTTGCCCGCCGTGCACATCGGCGTCACCAGCACGTTCGGAGTTGGTCCGGCAGTTGTTCCGCAGCAGGTCAGACAACGGCCCGAATGGAATCCGCAGCAGCAACGGTGACCCTCGACGCGGGCGATCCGCCCGCCATCGGACCGAGCTGTCCGTCCTCGATCGACCGTCGGAGCACGAGCCTGCTCGTGGGCCCGGGGCAGATGCGCACGTTGACGATCCCGATGTTCATCAAGTAGACCATTGCGTGTGAACAGCCACGCACTCGAACGCCGGCACGGTACGAGGAGATACTGATGGTGTCAGCGGACGGCGTGTGGCCCATCGAGCAGGATCTGGCGGACCCCTCTTTCATGGGCGGCACCGGAGCTGGCGACGATTTCTGGGCGGAGTCCCGCCGTCGGGGCGTCACCTGGCACGAGCCGAGGAGCGATCGTCCCGGATTCTGGGTCGTATCGCGCTACCGGGACGTTCGTGATGCGTACGTGAATGTCGACGGTCTGTCCTCGTCCCGGGGGACCGTGTTGGACGTGCTCCTCCGGGGCCCTGATTCTGCGGGCGGGAAGATGCTCGCGGTGACCGATCCGCCGCGGCACCGCGAGCTGCGCATCCTCATGGCCCGTGCCTTGTCGCCGGAGTACGTCCGCCGCATGGAGCCGACGTTGCTCAGACGCAGTCGTCAACTGGTGCGGCGATGGACCGGGAGCGGTGAGTTCGACTTCGTCGAGTCGATAGCGGACCGTATGCCGATCGAGACCATCTGTGATGTGCTGCAGGTGCCGGGCAGTGATCGTACAATGCTGATGGAGTGGAACAAGCAGACGCTGTCGTCCACGAGCCTGGATGATACGCTGCTCGACGCCCTGAACGCCCGGAACGAGATCATCCTCTACTTCATCGATCTGGTGGAGGAGAGACGGGCGGCACCCGGAGATGACCCGATCAGCGCTCTGGCGCACGGGCGCGTACAGGGTGAACAGCTCAGCACAGAAGACGTCGCACTCAACTGCTACAGCCTCATACTGGGTGGTGACGAATCGTCTCGCATGTCCGCGACCTCGGCCGTGAGAGCGCTGCACGGCCACCCTGACCAGTGGCGGTCGTTGAAGAGCGGGTCGGTCGACTACGACACCGCCGTCGAAGAGCTCATCCGTTGGGCCACGCCGGCGATGCACTTCGCCCGCACCGCGGAGAAGGATGTCACCGTCGGTGGGACCCGGATCGCTCGCGGCGACGTCGTGAGCCTGTGGAACGTCTCGGCGAACCGCGACGAGGAGGCGTTCGACGATCCCGGCTCGTTGAACCTGTCCCGGCGTCCCAACAAGCACCTCGGCTTCGGCTGGGGTCCCCACTTCTGCCTGGGTGCCGCCCTGGGCCGGGCGAGTCTCACGTACCTGCTGCAGGCGCTCGCCGAGTCCGTTACGTCGATCGAGACCGAGGAACATCCGCAGCGCGTGTACTCGAACTTCCTGTACGGCTACAGGTCCCTCAGGACGACGCTCGTCCCCTAGGCGCCCCCACTCCACCTCCACCGTCACTGCGAAAGGAGCCGGCGGCGATGACCAGCAACACGTCGAACGAGGTTGCCGTGGAAACCGAAGAGAGGTTGCGCCGCGTCCGGGCTGCGCTCGACGATGTCGTCGACGCGGAGGGCCTGCCGGGTGGGGCTGTTGCACTCCTCGACGGCGACAGCACGTACTACACGTTCTCGGGCCACGGCGACCTCGACACCGCGCGGGACTGGTCCGACGAGTCCCGGCAGCCCATCGGTTGCCTCTCCAAGGTCCTCATCGCGTACGTGGCCATGATGCTCGTCGACCGGGGCGTCGTCTCGCTGGACGAACCGTTGTGCGACCGCGTTCCCGGGGCGTGCTTACGACGGGACGGCGTGAGCGCACCGATCACGCTGCGATCCGCGCTCAGTCATTCAACGGGGGTGGACCAGGCGTTCGAGGTCTGGAACCAGGTGAATCCTCGAACTCCTGCAGAGTACGTGGAGGGTCTCCAGGGCTATCGGCAGATCGCTGAACCCGGCCAGGTCTTCGCCTACAACAACATCGGTACGGCCGTGGCTGCCGTGCTGATCGAGAACATCCTGCAGGAGAGTTGGCAGCGCGCCGTCAACACGATGCTGCTCACGCCGCTCGGGATATCGGCGATCGCGGAGCCGGAGGACGGAGGCGGGCTCTCCGGACTCGACGAGACCGTGGTTACGGGGTACTCGGCGCGTGCGGGAGGCCAGGGATACCAACCCGTGGCGCCGGCTGATCTCGAACGGGTGGCCGACTGCTTCGGATCGACCACCATCTACATGACGCCGCACGAGATCAGCCTCTTGGCGCGGTGCGCGATGTCCGACGGTGTCGGCGAGAACGGCGTCCGGGTGCTGTCGGAGACCCTCGCTCGCGAGATGCGCTCGCCGCAGATCGGTATCCCCGGCCATCCGATGTACGACTCATGGGGACTCGGGTGGCTGCTCTTCGACGACGAGTCCTTCGGCTTCGAAGCTGCGACCGAGGGGCAGCACATCTTCCTGAGGATGTTCAAGGAAGAGGACCGTGGATTCCTGGTCATGACCAATTCGTTCCCGTCTTTCCCCCTGTACTCCGAGATCCTGCTGGCCGCGACCGATCGGCAGTGGCCGGCCGACGGAGCTGCCGCCAACACGTTGCAGGAATCCCACTGCGTGGGAACGTACGAGGCGGACGGCCACAAGCTGGAGATCCGGGCGGCGAGCGACGGCATGGAGTTCAAGCTGTTCCTGGGCGGCGGTTCCGAGAACTGGTACCTGCTGCACCAGGGTCAGTCGGCGTTCGCAGGAGGTGGGGCGCTCGTGCTGTCGTCGGTGAACAGGGGGTTCCAGAGCGCGGCGGTTCCGATCTGGGTGGACGATCGGGCGGAGCCATCCTTCCTCAGATTCGGGATGATCGTTCTCGAGAAGGTCTCCTCGACCGATCCTGGGAAATGAGGGCACGATGAACGCGCACGCGAACCCGCCGTCGACCACGATCAACGATCTCCTCAGGGACCAGGCCGAACGAACCCCGGATGCTGTCGCGATCGTCTACGGCGACGACACGAGGCTCACCTACGCCGAACTCGACGCCGTCATCGTCCGACGGTCACGTGCGCTCGTCGACCGTGGGGTCGGGCGGGAGTCCGTCGTCGCTCTGGCGGTGCGGAACCCCCTGAGCTTCTGGACCACCGTGCTGTCCGTGCTCCGCGCGGGAGGTGCGTACCTGCCGATCGATCCCGACAGCCCGGGGAAGCGGATCGAGTTCATGATCGGCGATGCCTCGCCGTTCCTGATCGTCGCCGACGAGAGCGTCCGGTCGGCTCTGCCGCAGCGGAGCGGCATCGTGACGGTCGAGGCCCTCGACGCCGAGCGTCGTCCTCCCGACCCGGAGCGCGAGGCGGAGCAGCGTCATGCGCCCGCGACGCGCGACGATCTGGCGTACGTCATGTACACCTCGGGGTCGACCGGCAACCCGAAGGGTGTTTTGGTCTCGCACGCGGGGATTCCCGGCCTCGTTTCCACGCTGGCGACATCGATGGACATCACGTCGCGGAGCAGGGTCCTCCAGTTCGCCTTCCCGACCTTCGACGCGTCGCTGTCCGAGGTGTGCGTCGCTCTCGCCTCCGGGAGCACCCTGGTGCTCGCCGACCGAGCTGACCTGTCTCCTGGGAAGTCGCTCTCCGACACCATCGCCCGTCACGGGGTCACCGCGGTGATGCTGACACCGCAGGTGCTCGCGGCGGCCGGCGACGGAACCCTGTCGACCGTCGAGTCGCTCCTCACCACCGGGGACAAGGTCTCGCTCGGCCTCATCCGGACGTGGTCCGCGCGACGCCGGATGGTGAACGGGTACGGGCCGACCGAGACGACGGTCTGCGCCACCGTGAGCCGTGCACTGTCGGCGGACGAGGTCGAGATCCCGATCGGGCCGGCGATGGCGGGCACCGACGCGTACGTCCTCGACGGCCGGCTGGAGCCGCTCCCAACGGGCGAGCCGGGCGAGCTCTACCTGCACGGCCCGCACCTCGCGCGGGGGTACCTGGGGCAGCCGGGCCTGACCGCGTCCCGGTTCGTGGCATGCCCCTTCGCCGAGCCCGGGGACCGCATGTACCGGACCGGCGACCTGGTCTCCTGGAACGAGGCTGGCGAACTGGTGTTCCGCGGCCGGGTGGACGGGCAGGTGAAGATCAACGGCGTCCGCATCGAGCCCGGCGAGATCGAGGAGGTCCTCGTCCAACACCCTGATGTCGACCAGGCGGTCGTCCGCGCCGCGGGTGGTCGGTTCGAGGACGACGGGCGCCGGTTGATCGCGTATGCGGTGCCGACGGGCAGCGCCGGGACGTGGTCGGGGACCAGCGGGAGCGACCCGGGTGCGTGGCGGGACGAGCTGGCAGCGCGGTGCCGGACGTGGCTCGTCGACAGGCTGCCCGCGAGCATGATTCCCGCCGTCCTCGTGGTCCTCGAGCGCTTGCCCCTGATGCCCAACGGCAAGCTCGACGCGGCCGCGTTGCCGGTGCCGGAGTTCACGTCCGAGGCCTCCGCGTCGCCGTCCAGTCCGGCGGAACGCAGCGTGGCCGACATCTTCTGCGAGGTCCTCGGACGCGAGACCATCGGTGTCGACGATGATTTCTACACGGTGGGCGGGGACAGCGTCCGCGCGATGCGCGTCGTCTCGTTGGCTCGCGCCCGTGGCCTGCGGTTCAGTGTTCGACAGATGATCGAGCTCCGGACCGTGGCCAAACTGGCCGCTGTCGCCCGGACGACCGCCGTGAAGGTGCCGTCGTCCGACCGGGCGACCGGGCCGGCGCAGGAGAAGCGCATTCCGCTCCTCCCGGTCACGCAGTGGAACCGGGACGCCGGACCCGGGTTCGAGCGGTCCGCGCAGGCGGCCCTCTTCGAGGCTCCGGACGGCTTCCTCCGGACCGACCTGGTCCCTTTGCTGGAGAAGGTGGTTGAGCGGCACGAGCTGCTCCGATGCCGTCTGGATCGCGACGGCTGCCTGGTCGTCGGCCCACGCGCGAACGTCCCCGTGGCGACATCGATCACAGTGGTCGACGTGCCTGACGGTGTCGAGGGCGCGGCATGGCAGTCGCTCGTGGTCGCGGAACGCGACTCGGCAGTGCAGAGGTTGGATCCCGCAGGGGGCGTGATCGGCCAGTTCGTCTGGTTCGAGTCTGCGACGACGCAGGCACGTCGGCTCCTGGCGGTGGTCCACCACGCGGTGGTGGACGGGGTGTCGTGGCGTGTCCTGCTGGATGATCTGGCCGCTCTCTCGGCGCCCGCAGCGGT
Coding sequences within it:
- a CDS encoding methyltransferase domain-containing protein, encoding MTTADGAAPLVDDTTEPAPEELALGRYELYDPGKLFAHDSTYINFGYWAEATTFTGASEALTDALARTAGLAPGDRVLDVGFGFGAQDFRWLTTYPHSTIDAVTITASHLAHARSRAEREGLTERITFHRCSATAIEQAFIAGSFDRVLALEAAFHFDTRAEFFRQAHTLLRPGGVLAVTDIVPRHPQATGTDDPLRTSMFAGMAPEANWYGVDTYRDRLATAGFDDVEIRSIHGDVFAPYLRAALRTVDDPEYVERVGTELADLVRENLSDQAALHAQIDGLDYVLVRAAKS
- a CDS encoding amino acid adenylation domain-containing protein yields the protein MNAHANPPSTTINDLLRDQAERTPDAVAIVYGDDTRLTYAELDAVIVRRSRALVDRGVGRESVVALAVRNPLSFWTTVLSVLRAGGAYLPIDPDSPGKRIEFMIGDASPFLIVADESVRSALPQRSGIVTVEALDAERRPPDPEREAEQRHAPATRDDLAYVMYTSGSTGNPKGVLVSHAGIPGLVSTLATSMDITSRSRVLQFAFPTFDASLSEVCVALASGSTLVLADRADLSPGKSLSDTIARHGVTAVMLTPQVLAAAGDGTLSTVESLLTTGDKVSLGLIRTWSARRRMVNGYGPTETTVCATVSRALSADEVEIPIGPAMAGTDAYVLDGRLEPLPTGEPGELYLHGPHLARGYLGQPGLTASRFVACPFAEPGDRMYRTGDLVSWNEAGELVFRGRVDGQVKINGVRIEPGEIEEVLVQHPDVDQAVVRAAGGRFEDDGRRLIAYAVPTGSAGTWSGTSGSDPGAWRDELAARCRTWLVDRLPASMIPAVLVVLERLPLMPNGKLDAAALPVPEFTSEASASPSSPAERSVADIFCEVLGRETIGVDDDFYTVGGDSVRAMRVVSLARARGLRFSVRQMIELRTVAKLAAVARTTAVKVPSSDRATGPAQEKRIPLLPVTQWNRDAGPGFERSAQAALFEAPDGFLRTDLVPLLEKVVERHELLRCRLDRDGCLVVGPRANVPVATSITVVDVPDGVEGAAWQSLVVAERDSAVQRLDPAGGVIGQFVWFESATTQARRLLAVVHHAVVDGVSWRVLLDDLAALSAPAAVAGSREVPPLPATGMGEWVDILTREAAARTRVQELEYWRSVVDGPDEPVGRNRLDPTVDLTDTLVHARLVLPPDHTASLLAAAERGAGGMDGLLVASVAVAVAEFRRTDATVGSSVLLWLEGHGREESVFPGVDLTRTFGCFTTAYPVRVAVPGSPSVSARAAHASAVDALSGLPDKGIGYGLLRHLNPETRAVLEKHPIGQIGVNYLGRFGSRSGSSSGWDFCSEVPELGALDVPEPPGRSALTELNIDAWVFDTPGQSTFGVSLTAPRRVLSSGDLEVLGGLLEHALADVARAALDDEA
- a CDS encoding serine hydrolase domain-containing protein encodes the protein MTSNTSNEVAVETEERLRRVRAALDDVVDAEGLPGGAVALLDGDSTYYTFSGHGDLDTARDWSDESRQPIGCLSKVLIAYVAMMLVDRGVVSLDEPLCDRVPGACLRRDGVSAPITLRSALSHSTGVDQAFEVWNQVNPRTPAEYVEGLQGYRQIAEPGQVFAYNNIGTAVAAVLIENILQESWQRAVNTMLLTPLGISAIAEPEDGGGLSGLDETVVTGYSARAGGQGYQPVAPADLERVADCFGSTTIYMTPHEISLLARCAMSDGVGENGVRVLSETLAREMRSPQIGIPGHPMYDSWGLGWLLFDDESFGFEAATEGQHIFLRMFKEEDRGFLVMTNSFPSFPLYSEILLAATDRQWPADGAAANTLQESHCVGTYEADGHKLEIRAASDGMEFKLFLGGGSENWYLLHQGQSAFAGGGALVLSSVNRGFQSAAVPIWVDDRAEPSFLRFGMIVLEKVSSTDPGK
- a CDS encoding cytochrome P450, giving the protein MVSADGVWPIEQDLADPSFMGGTGAGDDFWAESRRRGVTWHEPRSDRPGFWVVSRYRDVRDAYVNVDGLSSSRGTVLDVLLRGPDSAGGKMLAVTDPPRHRELRILMARALSPEYVRRMEPTLLRRSRQLVRRWTGSGEFDFVESIADRMPIETICDVLQVPGSDRTMLMEWNKQTLSSTSLDDTLLDALNARNEIILYFIDLVEERRAAPGDDPISALAHGRVQGEQLSTEDVALNCYSLILGGDESSRMSATSAVRALHGHPDQWRSLKSGSVDYDTAVEELIRWATPAMHFARTAEKDVTVGGTRIARGDVVSLWNVSANRDEEAFDDPGSLNLSRRPNKHLGFGWGPHFCLGAALGRASLTYLLQALAESVTSIETEEHPQRVYSNFLYGYRSLRTTLVP
- a CDS encoding TylF/MycF/NovP-related O-methyltransferase translates to MSERIKRKWFRQFVTRSFQEEHQTHYEEIYDRFANYTLIPEDSFCDNLALIHERSRALRGAFVECGTWKGGMAAAMMQIGGPGRKYHFYDSFEGLPPAATIDGPDAVAWQSDSDDPFYLDNLHADYDEFLSLIRSSGDHADHVSVEKGWFDDTVPNYCGDPIAVLRIDGDWYRSTKLCLDVMFQHVEVDGVVILDDYDFWDGCSRAVHDFLAETGSTARIRRTGDSSIAFLHKIDP